In a single window of the Niabella ginsenosidivorans genome:
- a CDS encoding TonB-dependent receptor encodes MYGKVLYRIADSLSETGSPRGLFARKMLAFLLLFSFLQVSAGGYAQRINLSEKNVPLLKAMMAIRAQSGYDFFYVKSYLQDATPVTVTIKNASLKDALDLLFQNQPLTYEIKDNVIVIKRREVTPVNAATAMNLYQPVTGQVNDENGKPLGGVSISVKGSNRAAITNQEGKFTIDVNKGETIVISYIGYETQEIIYEARTTLAVALKLANNPLTEVTVIGYGSLRQRDVTGAIAKVSGKDLDVSITSSFQQALQGKASGVQVTQGTGQPGAGVSVQIRSNPSYANAGVLYVIDGVPVNDAAGEPKIGGDIGEKYQVGGVDKSPLNFINPNDIESIQFLKDASAASIYGARAGSGVVLIVTKKGSANKARLQYSGSYGVQKADKMWPVYGAKEYMEERNELALEKWYKDSSIAPYYGTRDAASVKPYTPVFTQDEINNALSGKSATEAITRNGFTEQHNISLTGGNGKTSYFASGNYFDQRGVIIGTDYRRYNGRLNLDQVISDKIKVGTNIVVSNSEANNTVTGGENENGGIVTAAIYWAPIQPLQAADGSYPLSPYYPAIPNPLSYGTVTDLTKANRLLTSAYGEWTIIPGLKAKANFSYDQSYTKRATYFPRTFLYGSNANGAASISESDAQSKLYEYTLTYNKDLSERHRLNAVAGYSYQQTGWSGFNAGNQNFLSDQTLYYNLKSGAALTPAVGSSRSEQIWASYFARAIYTYNNNITLQASIRRDGSSVFAQNKKWGYFPGVSAGWVLSDEPWLKGIGAISYLKLRIGYGETGNSSFGASAFPLYQSSLSPYFGSGSINTGVVLTQAANPNLTWETAGEFNTGLDFGFLDNRISGSFDYFNKTIRNLIFYVPYPTGFIISGVYDNAGKTRSTGYELSFNTKNIRSESPDGFNWSTSINFSHYLNYWVERSALALKQLAKYEYATGSKALFNPVFGYLSDGLFTGQYGTAPAWMPNMLPGGLILKDIHGYDADGNLTGPDGKITEADRTYLGNGDPQFNFGFGNNFQFKGFDLNIYMSGMKRKLWSPLESGRATETSMASNKGFNGMPVTNRWGINNINGTFPTALYDPTYSGYQNGASYWLVDGSFLRARNITLGYTLPGSLMAKQKIFSSIRVSFDAQNLFTITSYPGLDPELSQDNFYPLVKSYVFGINATF; translated from the coding sequence ATGTACGGTAAAGTTTTGTACAGGATAGCCGATTCGCTATCTGAGACCGGATCGCCAAGAGGCTTATTTGCACGGAAGATGCTGGCTTTTTTGCTGCTGTTTTCATTTTTACAGGTAAGCGCCGGGGGGTATGCGCAGCGGATTAATCTGTCTGAAAAAAATGTGCCGCTGCTTAAAGCAATGATGGCCATCCGGGCTCAAAGCGGGTATGATTTTTTTTATGTAAAATCTTACCTGCAAGATGCAACGCCTGTAACTGTTACTATAAAAAATGCTTCTTTGAAAGATGCGCTCGATCTTTTATTTCAAAACCAGCCCTTAACTTATGAAATAAAAGACAATGTAATAGTTATAAAACGAAGAGAAGTAACACCGGTTAATGCTGCAACGGCCATGAATCTGTATCAGCCTGTTACAGGGCAGGTGAATGATGAAAATGGCAAGCCGTTAGGAGGTGTCAGTATTTCTGTAAAGGGAAGTAACCGTGCTGCAATAACAAACCAGGAGGGAAAATTTACAATTGACGTAAACAAAGGAGAAACAATTGTAATCAGTTATATTGGTTATGAAACCCAGGAAATCATTTATGAAGCCCGGACCACATTAGCAGTTGCGCTTAAACTGGCTAATAACCCCCTGACAGAAGTTACAGTAATCGGATATGGCAGCTTACGTCAACGGGATGTAACAGGAGCCATTGCCAAAGTATCCGGAAAAGACCTGGATGTGAGCATTACTTCCAGCTTTCAGCAGGCATTACAGGGGAAAGCTTCAGGGGTGCAGGTTACCCAGGGCACCGGTCAGCCCGGCGCGGGTGTATCTGTGCAAATCAGAAGCAACCCTTCATATGCAAATGCCGGAGTGTTATATGTGATTGATGGAGTGCCGGTAAATGACGCGGCCGGCGAGCCAAAAATTGGCGGCGACATCGGCGAAAAATACCAGGTAGGCGGTGTAGACAAATCGCCGTTAAACTTTATTAATCCCAACGATATTGAATCCATACAGTTTTTAAAAGATGCCAGCGCCGCCTCCATTTACGGGGCCCGGGCAGGCTCCGGAGTGGTATTGATCGTTACCAAAAAGGGCAGTGCCAATAAGGCCAGGCTCCAGTACTCGGGCTCTTATGGCGTACAAAAAGCAGATAAAATGTGGCCCGTTTATGGTGCAAAGGAGTATATGGAGGAACGTAATGAGCTGGCTCTGGAAAAGTGGTATAAGGATAGTTCCATAGCGCCCTATTACGGCACCAGGGATGCGGCTTCTGTAAAACCATACACGCCGGTATTTACACAGGACGAGATCAATAATGCCCTTTCAGGAAAATCAGCAACTGAGGCCATCACCAGGAATGGCTTTACGGAGCAGCATAATATATCTCTTACCGGCGGAAATGGTAAAACCAGCTATTTTGCATCGGGTAACTATTTTGACCAGCGCGGAGTGATTATTGGTACGGACTACCGCCGCTATAACGGCAGGCTGAACCTGGACCAGGTTATATCTGATAAGATTAAGGTGGGAACCAATATTGTGGTATCTAATTCGGAAGCTAATAACACTGTTACCGGCGGTGAAAACGAAAACGGAGGTATTGTTACAGCTGCAATTTACTGGGCGCCTATACAACCCTTGCAGGCGGCTGATGGCAGCTACCCGCTTAGCCCGTACTACCCGGCCATTCCCAACCCGCTTTCTTATGGCACTGTAACAGACCTTACAAAAGCGAACCGGCTGTTGACCAGTGCGTATGGAGAGTGGACGATCATACCGGGGTTGAAAGCCAAAGCCAACTTTAGCTATGACCAGTCCTATACCAAGCGGGCCACTTATTTTCCCAGAACTTTTTTGTACGGATCTAACGCAAATGGTGCCGCAAGTATTTCAGAGTCCGATGCACAATCTAAATTATATGAATACACCCTTACCTATAATAAAGATCTGTCAGAAAGGCACCGGTTAAACGCGGTTGCTGGCTACTCTTATCAACAAACAGGCTGGAGCGGCTTTAACGCAGGAAACCAGAACTTTCTTTCAGATCAGACGCTTTATTACAACTTAAAATCAGGTGCGGCACTAACCCCAGCGGTAGGCTCCAGCAGGAGCGAGCAGATCTGGGCCTCCTATTTTGCAAGGGCCATTTACACCTATAACAACAATATAACCCTGCAGGCCTCCATAAGAAGAGACGGGTCTTCTGTTTTTGCGCAAAATAAAAAATGGGGTTATTTCCCGGGGGTATCAGCCGGCTGGGTGCTTTCAGACGAGCCATGGTTGAAGGGGATCGGCGCGATCAGCTATCTTAAGCTGCGTATCGGTTATGGAGAAACCGGGAACAGTTCTTTCGGAGCCTCTGCCTTTCCTCTTTACCAATCATCCCTCAGCCCGTATTTCGGAAGCGGCAGCATCAATACCGGGGTTGTATTGACCCAGGCCGCTAATCCAAATCTTACCTGGGAAACGGCCGGGGAATTTAATACCGGCCTGGATTTTGGATTTTTAGATAACAGGATTTCCGGCTCCTTTGACTATTTTAATAAAACCATCCGGAACCTGATCTTCTATGTGCCTTATCCCACCGGTTTTATTATCAGCGGCGTGTATGACAATGCAGGTAAAACAAGATCCACCGGCTATGAGCTCAGCTTCAATACAAAAAATATCAGGTCAGAATCGCCCGACGGGTTTAACTGGTCTACCAGCATCAATTTCTCTCATTACCTGAACTACTGGGTGGAAAGGTCTGCGCTGGCATTGAAACAATTAGCAAAATATGAGTATGCAACCGGCAGCAAAGCCTTGTTCAATCCTGTTTTTGGTTACCTGTCTGACGGTCTCTTTACCGGCCAATACGGAACGGCGCCGGCCTGGATGCCCAATATGCTGCCGGGCGGCCTTATTTTAAAAGATATTCATGGTTATGATGCTGACGGAAACCTGACAGGGCCTGACGGGAAAATAACAGAGGCCGACAGGACTTATCTGGGCAATGGCGATCCTCAGTTTAACTTTGGTTTTGGTAATAATTTCCAGTTCAAAGGTTTCGACCTGAATATCTATATGTCCGGCATGAAGCGCAAATTATGGTCTCCGTTGGAAAGTGGAAGAGCTACAGAAACCAGCATGGCATCCAATAAGGGCTTTAATGGAATGCCTGTTACCAACAGATGGGGCATTAACAATATAAACGGTACTTTTCCAACGGCTCTTTATGATCCTACCTATAGCGGCTATCAGAACGGTGCGAGTTACTGGCTGGTAGATGGCAGCTTCCTGCGGGCCAGGAACATTACACTGGGCTATACCCTGCCGGGGAGTTTAATGGCCAAACAAAAAATATTTTCTTCAATACGGGTTTCTTTTGATGCGCAGAATCTGTTTACCATCACCAGCTATCCAGGGCTGGACCCTGAGCTAAGTCAGGATAACTTCTACCCGCTGGTGAAAAGTTATGTCTTTGGTATCAATGCTACATTTTAA
- a CDS encoding RagB/SusD family nutrient uptake outer membrane protein, whose product MKLSISYKSIITAACSASLLLVLAGCEKKLDYTSYGDLNSVIKTPEGVAATVNAAYTGLAGGGDWQGGAMAGTYSWKTQAMMTTDEGVCAWGGDWSRMYSLNFSPDFDWVTHNYGNYLAFVSRVTIALDGIQEVTLDEDLKKRYIAELKALRAYYAQMLYFNYGPLTIITDAEIASNPDADPVPRPSSEEMVAQIEADWQDAINGLPPKFTGGDYGRFSKTAALTGLMKLYMHEKQWQKAVATGQQIKTMGYSLEGSYQDLFNINNKGGNSKEIILAVVCTNIASVTNYTNMWLAHALPADYIDSTGISLTAWGGYKMPWKSYDKFNPQDKRLNVLLRRYPIGKNADGSVKYKDARAAGDIGAVPMKYAPDPSKANSQNSAVDMPIYRYADVLLMLAESINEANGGPNSEAYNAINDVRARAGLAAIPTGLNHDQFLQKIQDERLFELWAEGQRRDDLIRWNLYTQRAANDGSTTAEPYKVLFPLPRTAVTQSNGIIKQNPGYN is encoded by the coding sequence ATGAAATTATCTATCTCATATAAGAGCATAATAACAGCCGCATGCAGCGCAAGTCTGCTGCTTGTACTGGCCGGTTGCGAAAAGAAACTGGATTACACAAGTTACGGCGATCTGAATTCAGTAATCAAAACACCTGAAGGCGTGGCTGCCACCGTAAATGCCGCTTATACCGGACTGGCCGGCGGTGGCGACTGGCAAGGCGGAGCAATGGCCGGCACCTATAGCTGGAAGACCCAGGCCATGATGACCACCGATGAAGGTGTTTGCGCATGGGGTGGCGACTGGAGCCGTATGTATAGTTTAAACTTTTCGCCGGACTTTGACTGGGTAACCCATAATTACGGCAACTACCTGGCTTTTGTTTCCAGGGTTACAATTGCACTGGATGGTATTCAGGAAGTTACTTTGGACGAAGACCTGAAAAAAAGGTATATAGCTGAGCTGAAAGCATTACGCGCCTATTATGCGCAGATGTTGTATTTTAATTATGGGCCGCTTACCATAATTACCGATGCCGAAATAGCGTCCAACCCGGATGCCGATCCGGTACCGCGGCCCAGCAGTGAGGAGATGGTAGCCCAAATTGAAGCAGACTGGCAGGATGCCATCAACGGGCTGCCGCCCAAATTTACCGGTGGCGATTATGGCCGGTTTTCCAAAACCGCGGCGCTTACTGGTCTTATGAAGTTGTATATGCACGAAAAGCAATGGCAAAAGGCAGTAGCAACCGGGCAGCAGATTAAAACAATGGGCTATTCGCTGGAGGGCAGCTATCAGGATCTGTTTAATATTAATAACAAGGGAGGTAACTCTAAGGAGATCATCCTTGCGGTGGTATGCACCAATATCGCCAGCGTAACCAACTATACCAATATGTGGCTGGCGCATGCATTACCCGCAGATTATATAGACTCTACCGGTATCAGCCTCACCGCATGGGGAGGCTATAAAATGCCGTGGAAAAGCTATGATAAGTTTAATCCGCAAGACAAACGGTTAAATGTATTGTTACGGCGGTACCCCATTGGCAAAAACGCAGATGGCAGTGTTAAGTATAAAGATGCGCGAGCTGCAGGAGATATAGGAGCCGTGCCTATGAAATACGCGCCTGATCCGTCAAAAGCTAATTCGCAGAACAGTGCCGTCGATATGCCGATTTACCGGTATGCTGATGTATTGCTGATGCTTGCTGAAAGCATCAATGAAGCAAATGGAGGCCCCAATTCAGAAGCGTATAACGCCATAAACGATGTCAGGGCAAGAGCAGGTCTTGCTGCAATACCCACCGGATTAAATCATGATCAGTTCCTGCAAAAAATTCAGGATGAACGCTTGTTTGAATTATGGGCGGAAGGTCAGAGGAGGGATGATCTCATTCGCTGGAACTTATATACCCAACGTGCTGCAAATGATGGTTCCACTACTGCAGAGCCTTATAAAGTATTATTCCCTCTTCCCAGAACGGCAGTTACACAAAGCAATGGCATTATTAAGCAAAACCCCGGCTATAATTAA
- a CDS encoding beta-galactosidase, with protein MKKKGFLQLCTGILSLLLCTRLYGQIENFSAQRIARIIPKEIDSVLTNPGIGFTTFQRFNGDTLNQGLEWTEGRPIVYQPFKGNLTNKEYPLTSIAYFRVYWRFLEPEKGRFNWKIIDQALLTAHERGQTLMLRVAPYGEGDDKDSDVPGWYRAMVGSKNEWFTDSAGWRVNPEDPRYAQYYGGMIAELGKRYDGHPDLEALDLSIVGFWGKAAALRSFPGKQGKLWWTPIQTILKRRL; from the coding sequence ATGAAAAAAAAGGGATTTTTACAATTATGTACAGGTATCCTGTCTCTTTTGCTCTGTACCCGGCTTTATGGTCAGATCGAGAATTTTTCGGCACAGAGGATCGCTCGTATTATTCCAAAAGAGATCGATAGTGTATTAACGAACCCGGGAATCGGCTTCACCACTTTTCAGCGGTTCAATGGTGATACGCTGAATCAGGGGCTGGAATGGACAGAAGGCAGGCCCATCGTTTATCAGCCATTCAAGGGAAATTTAACCAATAAGGAATACCCGCTTACATCCATTGCTTATTTCAGGGTTTACTGGCGGTTCCTGGAGCCGGAAAAGGGTAGGTTTAACTGGAAAATCATTGATCAGGCACTTCTTACAGCTCATGAGCGCGGGCAAACGCTCATGCTGCGCGTGGCGCCCTATGGAGAAGGCGATGACAAAGATAGTGATGTGCCCGGCTGGTACCGGGCTATGGTGGGATCGAAAAATGAATGGTTCACAGATTCTGCCGGCTGGCGGGTAAATCCGGAAGATCCGCGATACGCGCAATATTACGGGGGAATGATTGCCGAACTGGGTAAACGGTATGATGGGCACCCGGATCTGGAGGCCCTGGATCTTTCTATTGTTGGCTTCTGGGGGAAGGCCGCGGCGCTTCGCAGCTTTCCCGGCAAACAAGGGAAGCTTTGGTGGACGCCTATACAGACCATTTTAAAAAGACGTCTTTGA
- a CDS encoding DUF4832 domain-containing protein — protein sequence MIALLTDKKTETYALSKAGIGWRIDCLGDMGGFDKNWSHMLDYYPEGIINFGMQDAWKKGPVSLEVCWVMQKWKDEGWNIDYIIDQSLKWHVSSFNAKSSAVPKEWWPQVNRWLNKMGYRFVVRRFTYPKEIMRGGKLWFTSWWENKGVAPIYKRDYCFAIRLQNRRDTVIRTTDAAITEWMPGDNLYDNAVYLPYDLPAGNYQLDIGIIEKQTNEPKVKLAIEGRTADGWYRLGSISVK from the coding sequence TTGATTGCTTTGTTAACCGATAAGAAAACAGAAACATATGCCCTGTCAAAAGCCGGTATTGGTTGGCGCATCGACTGCCTGGGTGATATGGGAGGCTTTGATAAGAACTGGTCGCACATGCTGGATTATTATCCGGAAGGCATTATCAATTTCGGAATGCAGGATGCTTGGAAGAAAGGGCCTGTGAGCCTGGAAGTTTGCTGGGTAATGCAAAAATGGAAAGATGAGGGATGGAATATTGATTATATTATAGATCAGTCGCTTAAATGGCATGTTTCAAGCTTTAATGCTAAATCATCTGCCGTTCCAAAAGAATGGTGGCCACAGGTGAACCGGTGGCTGAACAAAATGGGGTACCGCTTTGTAGTGCGCAGGTTCACTTATCCGAAGGAGATCATGCGTGGCGGAAAATTATGGTTCACCTCCTGGTGGGAAAATAAAGGCGTAGCGCCCATATATAAAAGAGATTATTGCTTCGCAATACGGTTGCAGAACAGGCGGGATACGGTGATCCGTACTACTGATGCTGCTATTACGGAATGGATGCCGGGAGATAACCTGTATGATAATGCAGTGTACCTGCCTTATGATTTACCGGCAGGTAATTATCAGCTTGACATTGGTATCATAGAAAAACAGACAAATGAGCCCAAAGTAAAACTTGCTATTGAAGGCAGGACAGCAGATGGCTGGTATCGCCTCGGCAGCATCAGTGTTAAATAA
- a CDS encoding glycoside hydrolase family 16 protein has product MGTRSWIRVGWDTVPGAKEYRLYWSAKGKKPGKPDTIINAGSNRFYIQNVQPEAVYKVWVAPVTERKIKGVLAGIVRTQKKWIQDPEELKELKINPSSAAVPKGMKLFWQDEFNDALLNRNKWTTNYFSTLNYLSPQSRKEMLKDQLPQPAYRMNGKTIDLFVNDSLPVRLYDPKGSQKISSIQTYDWRTNENLLDNSRGGYFEVKVRRSSKGNPKGLNTAFWLDSPGPDLRYYLEQGTVLNGVHGIRPPGQVFEIDVFENLNAQFVLHGQVDKNGKFIHNLATHIANGYQHKDNWVTHGILWTPVSIKHYINGTLIHEYTDKHKIYSPNHFMNVFLGSYGSGNAVNMEVDYIRYYQWPLKDSNELPNPGFEDSESLVPWEGTGTLTTGTGRNSNRAVLLDPGQMIEQYVYVDRQSDYKMEYWFSGARITATIEDVAPVNGALTPLAVHNENGEGSFKKRIIRFKTGSDFRNNKKTIRISFANHGASAVVLDDITIKK; this is encoded by the coding sequence ATGGGTACCCGCAGCTGGATACGTGTAGGCTGGGATACGGTACCCGGCGCAAAAGAGTACCGGCTTTATTGGTCCGCGAAAGGAAAAAAGCCCGGGAAACCGGATACCATAATAAACGCAGGATCAAACCGGTTTTACATACAGAATGTGCAGCCGGAAGCTGTGTATAAAGTATGGGTGGCGCCGGTTACTGAAAGAAAAATAAAAGGCGTGTTAGCCGGTATTGTCAGGACACAGAAAAAATGGATACAGGATCCTGAAGAATTAAAGGAATTAAAAATCAACCCCAGCTCCGCAGCAGTGCCAAAAGGCATGAAGCTTTTCTGGCAGGATGAATTTAACGACGCATTATTAAACCGGAATAAATGGACGACCAACTATTTTTCTACGTTAAATTATCTGAGCCCGCAATCCCGCAAAGAAATGCTTAAAGATCAGTTGCCGCAACCGGCTTACAGGATGAACGGAAAAACGATCGATCTTTTTGTGAACGACTCATTGCCCGTAAGATTATATGACCCCAAGGGGAGCCAGAAAATATCCTCAATTCAAACCTATGACTGGAGAACAAATGAAAATCTTTTGGATAACAGCCGGGGTGGTTATTTTGAAGTAAAAGTAAGACGCAGCAGCAAGGGCAACCCAAAAGGCCTGAATACAGCTTTCTGGCTGGACTCACCAGGGCCGGACCTGCGTTATTATCTGGAGCAGGGAACTGTGTTAAATGGCGTACATGGCATCCGGCCGCCAGGTCAGGTTTTTGAGATCGATGTGTTTGAAAACCTGAACGCCCAGTTTGTATTGCACGGGCAGGTAGATAAGAACGGGAAATTTATACACAATCTAGCCACGCATATTGCTAATGGGTATCAGCACAAGGACAATTGGGTCACCCATGGCATTTTGTGGACGCCGGTCAGCATTAAACATTATATCAACGGCACCCTGATCCATGAGTATACAGACAAGCATAAAATTTATTCGCCCAATCATTTTATGAACGTTTTTTTGGGTAGCTATGGATCCGGCAACGCCGTAAATATGGAAGTGGATTATATCCGGTATTATCAATGGCCCTTAAAGGATAGTAACGAATTGCCCAATCCGGGTTTTGAAGATAGCGAAAGTCTTGTACCCTGGGAGGGTACCGGCACGCTGACAACGGGTACCGGCAGAAACAGCAACCGTGCCGTATTACTGGATCCCGGCCAGATGATTGAACAATATGTGTATGTTGATCGTCAATCCGATTATAAAATGGAATATTGGTTCAGCGGAGCGCGCATTACAGCAACCATTGAAGACGTGGCACCGGTAAATGGCGCCCTGACCCCGCTTGCGGTGCACAATGAAAACGGGGAGGGCTCTTTTAAAAAAAGGATAATCCGTTTTAAAACAGGCAGCGATTTCAGAAACAATAAAAAAACGATCCGTATCTCATTTGCCAATCATGGTGCCTCAGCTGTTGTTTTAGATGATATCACTATAAAAAAATAA
- a CDS encoding META domain-containing protein has translation MLHLYSPLRESFDLPNFSLPDKSIFFIILQENTVLIIQRYLWVFVTLTALAAGSCASKAPLQSTFHTEALHHKWKITALKDFPLSMPYAFLDLRNVYHSTAAIGCDTLSVTPRLGYNRIELDDRVSAGGPPNCTDSATRSLFIKQLADVYTYKVTATRLELLDRKGATVLQAEIDPEDEKGSLNRRWAIVKMINVTSDSFNLLDPFIDLTDLTRAHAFAGCNQLRFQAKAVAPYSLSFSKVAGTRKYCKAAMEYESILTKALPLVTKYQVIGNRLKLFDKENVLLLEGRAALNETGLSGASMPVKSPLNRQWMLTGMEGFTKGELIKAKASIDLTDLQHAGSKVGCNTIRLTAIAQPGNRVQFTNLSSTKMYCAPFMKLEAACIEKLEQVRVYTLEGHRIQLKDSAGNLLIEAVAADWD, from the coding sequence ATGTTGCACCTCTACAGCCCGCTTCGGGAATCTTTTGATCTGCCTAATTTTTCATTACCGGATAAGAGCATATTCTTTATAATTTTACAGGAAAACACGGTTTTGATCATACAACGGTATTTATGGGTTTTTGTGACGCTTACAGCGCTGGCTGCGGGCAGTTGTGCGTCCAAAGCCCCTTTGCAAAGCACATTCCATACAGAAGCACTGCATCATAAATGGAAGATAACAGCGCTAAAGGATTTTCCATTGTCAATGCCTTATGCTTTCCTGGATCTGAGGAATGTATACCATTCTACGGCTGCAATTGGCTGCGATACGCTAAGCGTGACACCCAGGCTGGGCTACAACCGGATAGAGCTGGACGACCGGGTATCCGCCGGCGGCCCCCCCAATTGTACAGACAGTGCTACCCGTTCCTTATTTATAAAGCAACTGGCTGATGTATATACGTATAAGGTTACTGCCACCCGCCTGGAGTTACTGGACCGGAAAGGTGCAACCGTTTTACAGGCTGAGATTGATCCAGAGGATGAAAAAGGGAGCCTTAACCGCAGATGGGCTATTGTAAAAATGATCAACGTTACATCGGACAGCTTTAACCTGCTGGATCCTTTTATTGACCTGACCGATCTTACCCGGGCCCATGCTTTTGCCGGCTGTAATCAACTGCGGTTCCAGGCAAAGGCCGTTGCGCCCTATTCCCTTTCTTTCAGTAAGGTGGCCGGCACCCGCAAATATTGCAAAGCAGCAATGGAATATGAATCCATCCTTACAAAGGCGCTGCCATTGGTTACCAAATACCAGGTCATCGGTAACCGCTTAAAATTATTTGATAAGGAGAATGTGCTTTTACTGGAGGGAAGGGCTGCTCTCAATGAAACCGGCCTTTCAGGGGCAAGTATGCCTGTCAAAAGCCCACTGAACCGTCAGTGGATGCTGACCGGAATGGAAGGTTTTACCAAAGGCGAACTGATAAAAGCAAAGGCTTCTATTGATCTTACTGACTTACAGCATGCCGGTAGTAAGGTTGGGTGCAATACGATCCGTTTAACGGCCATAGCACAGCCAGGCAACCGGGTTCAGTTTACGAACCTGTCCTCAACAAAAATGTATTGTGCTCCTTTTATGAAACTGGAAGCTGCCTGCATAGAAAAGCTGGAACAGGTACGGGTATATACCCTTGAAGGGCATAGGATTCAACTGAAAGACAGCGCAGGGAACCTGCTGATAGAAGCGGTGGCGGCTGATTGGGATTAA